The DNA region CGCCCTTCAACTTCCCGGCCATGGTGCCCATGTGGATGTTCGCCAACGCCATCGCCTGCGGCAATACATTTATCCTCAAGCCCTCCGAAAAAGACCCCTCCCCCAGCCTTTTCCTGGCCGAACTCTTGCAGCAAGCAGGCCTGCCCGATGGGGTGTTCAACGTGGTGCAGGGCGACAAGGTAGCGGTGGATCGCATCCTCGAGCACCCCGACATCAAGGCCGTGAGCTTTGTGGGCAGCACCCCGGTTGCCCGCTACATCTACGAGACCGGCACCAAAAACGGCAAGCGGGTGCAGGCCCTGGGGGGCGCTAAAAACCATATGCTGGTGCTGCCCGATGCCGATATCGGCATGGCCGCCGACGCCGCCGTGAGCGCGGCCTACGGCTCGGCGGGCGAACGCTGCATGGCCATCTCGGTGGTGGTGGCGGTGGGCGACCAGACCGCCGATAACCTGATCGCCGCCATCAAAGAGCGCATGCCCAAAATCAAGGTGGGGCCGGGGCTCGAGGAAGGCGTGGAGATGGGCCCCCTGATCACCCGTGAGCACCGCGACAAGGTGGCCTCGTACATCGAAAACGCCCCCCGGGAAGGGGCGACTGTGGTGGTGGACGGGCGCCAGGATCCCGTCGCCCTGTCCGAAGGTTTCTTCCTCGGCACCAGCCTGCTCGACCATGTCAAGCCCGGCATGAAGTGCTACGACGAGGAAATCTTCGGGCCGGTGCTGAGCGTGGTACGGGTCAAGACCTACGACGAGGCCATCCGGCTCATCAACGAGCACCCCTACGGCAACGGCACCGCCATCTTCACCCGCGATGGCGGCGCTGCCCGGCAGTTCCAGTTCGATGTAGAGGCCGGCATGGTCGGCATCAACGTGCCCATCCCGGTTCCGGTGGCCTACTACAGCTTTGGCGGCTGGAAGGCCAGCCTGTTCGGCGACCTGCACATGTACGGCCCTGAGGGGGTGCAGTTCTATACGCGGGCCAAGGTGGTCACGAGCCGCTGGCCCGACCCCAGCACCTCCAAGGTAGACCTGGGCTTCCCGCAGGTGCGGTAGAGCAGGTTGCTGGAGCTTTTGGACCCCCACTGCGATTGCGTGGGGGTTTTTGCATTGGGGCTACCCCCTGAACACCCGCTTAACCTTATCCCAGAAGCCTTCGGGGGCAACCTCCTCGCCGACTTCGTGGGCGTACTGGCGCAACAGTTCGCGGGCTTTTTTGGAGAGCTGCTGGGGCACGGCAATTTGCGTAACCACCCGTAGCTTGCCCCGGCTGCGGCTGCCCGGGTGGGGCAAGCCCTGGCCCTCGAGCTCGAACACCTCGCCGTCGTGGGTGCCAGGGGGTACGGAGAGCTCGAGCTCACCCTCCAGGCCCGGTATGTGGGCCTTGACCCCCAATGCCGCCTGGGCCAGCCCCAGCTTGAGTTCGTAGATCAGGTTGGAGCCTTCGCGGTGGAGGTGGGGGTGAGGGCGGATGTGCGGACGCACATACAGGTCGCCGGGCCCCCCTAGCCCCAGGTTGCCCATGCCCGAGACCCTTAGAAGCTGGT from Meiothermus sp. CFH 77666 includes:
- a CDS encoding CoA-acylating methylmalonate-semialdehyde dehydrogenase, translated to MAVKEPEITLKRVSHWIGGKLVEGHSGRSGVVWNPATGQQQATVDFASVEELDSAVAVAKEAFKTWRQTPLSRRAEIMFKFRDLVDQNRRKIAELITLEHGKTLPDALGEVARGLENVEFATGIPHLLKGGFSEQASRGVDVYQIRQPLGVVAGITPFNFPAMVPMWMFANAIACGNTFILKPSEKDPSPSLFLAELLQQAGLPDGVFNVVQGDKVAVDRILEHPDIKAVSFVGSTPVARYIYETGTKNGKRVQALGGAKNHMLVLPDADIGMAADAAVSAAYGSAGERCMAISVVVAVGDQTADNLIAAIKERMPKIKVGPGLEEGVEMGPLITREHRDKVASYIENAPREGATVVVDGRQDPVALSEGFFLGTSLLDHVKPGMKCYDEEIFGPVLSVVRVKTYDEAIRLINEHPYGNGTAIFTRDGGAARQFQFDVEAGMVGINVPIPVPVAYYSFGGWKASLFGDLHMYGPEGVQFYTRAKVVTSRWPDPSTSKVDLGFPQVR